Proteins encoded together in one Lathyrus oleraceus cultivar Zhongwan6 chromosome 5, CAAS_Psat_ZW6_1.0, whole genome shotgun sequence window:
- the LOC127082672 gene encoding uncharacterized protein LOC127082672: MLSWNLVNEDNFSGNWVTVGVLTGKGIQKTSSNGKSFCIWKIGCLDENTVPIFLFGNAYQRNSQEQAGTVFAFFNCGVRKDAKGNGFSLSIYSPNQIVKMGTSVDYGVCKAKRADGMACTMAINKYANKLCIYYLVIYFDMLNVELPQGSL; this comes from the exons ATGTTAAGTTG GAATTTGGTGAATGAGGATAATTTCTCTGGAAATTGGGTAACTGTTGGAGTGCTAACTGGGAAGGGGATTCAAAAAACAAGTTCAAATGGGAAGAGCTTTTGTATATGGAAAATTGGTTGTTTGGATGAAAACACTGTTCCTATTTTCTTGTTTGGAAATGCTTATCAGAGGAATTCCCAAGAGCAGGCAGGAACGGTCTTTGCATTCTTCAATTGTGGTGTTCGCAAGGATGCCAAG GGTAATGGCTTTTCTTTGAGTATATACTCCCCTAACCAAATTGTGAAGATGGGCACCTCTGTAGATTACGGAGTTTGCAAAGCGAAAAGAGCGGATGGGATGGCATGTACAATGGCCATAAATAAGTATGCAAATAAATTATGTATCTACTATCTTGTTATTTATTTTGATATGTTAAATGTGGAATTGCCACAGGGTTCTTTGTAA